In one Lolium rigidum isolate FL_2022 chromosome 3, APGP_CSIRO_Lrig_0.1, whole genome shotgun sequence genomic region, the following are encoded:
- the LOC124697253 gene encoding probable histidine kinase 4: protein MGAEDPAPAAAPPAAPATTSPSAAEEEEAGKSGKRTGWRVKAAVALYVLALSAFWLGLHWDFRHKALSKAEEGLVCMCEERARMLQDQFAVSVNHVHALAILVATFNYEKQPPALDQDTFADYTARTSFERPLLSGVAYAQRVKHADREAFERQQGWIIKTMKHEPSPEQDEYAPVIYSQETISYIEGLDMMSGEEDRENILRSRETGKAVLTRPFRLMSNHLGVVLTFPVYLVDLPPDAKEEDRVAATAGYLGGAFDVESLVENLLRQLAGNQELVVNVYDVTNHSDPLVMYGSEVPLGAPSPSHICVLDFGDPFRKHHMICRYRNKPYVPWNAITTPSGLFVIFMLIGYIIYAAWARYDSVKEDFRKMEALKKRAEAADVAKSQFLATVSHEIRTPMNGVLGMLDMLLDTELKTTQRDFAQTAQVCGKALISLINEVLDRAKIEANKLELESVPFHLRSILDDVVSLFSSKSREKKIELAVYVSERVPEILLGDPGRFRQIITNLVGNSIKFTERGHIFVQVHLADHSNLATEAKVEPVVNGTNGHNDETTAISSSVSHNTLSGFEAADSRNSWENFKFLLSHETNQMPYGTDSENVTLVVSVEDTGIGIPLHAQCRVFAPFMQADSSTSRNYGGTGIGLSISQCLVELMRGQINFVSRPQVGSTFTFTAVLKRCEKNAVSVSKSALLHPLPSSFKGLSSLLVDKRPVRATVTKYHLQRLGIACKSVATVELALGVLSGRYGTLLNSMHRKQPSLLLIESDSWGLKMDIPLHTRFLEMKQNGCESVFPQVILLASEESDKMKAKYAVDYVITKPLKASSLAACIFQALGINITQANKEKHHGSDSLYGLLLEKNILVVDDNKVNLRVAAGTLKKYGAKVKCVESGKDALELLQVPHEFDLCLMDIQMPEMDGFEATRHIRAIEAKAHEQADDADSSEADSMARKARWHLPVLAMTADVIQATHEECTKHGMDGYVSKPFEEKQLFQAMKKFLGPSTSS from the exons ATGGGGGCAGAGGACCCGGCTCCCGCGGCCGCTCCTCCCGCGGCGCCGGCGACCACGTCTCCGtcggccgcggaggaggaggaggcggggaaGTCGGGGAAGCGGACGGGGTGGAGGGTGAAGGCGGCGGTGGCGCTCTACGTGCTGGCGCTCTCCGCCTTCTGGCTCGGCCTGCACTGGGACTTCCGCCACAAGGCGCTCAGCAAGGCAGAGGAGGGCCTCGTCTGCATGTGCGAGGAGCGGGCCAGGATGCTGCAGGACCAGTTCGCCGTCTCCGTCAACCACGTGCACGCGCTAGCCATACTCGTCGCAACCTTCAACTACGAGAAGCAGCCGCCGGCGCTAGACCAG GACACCTTCGCGGACTACACGGCCAGGACCTCCTTCGAGCGCCCGCTGCTCAGCGGCGTGGCCTACGCGCAGCGGGTCAAGCACGCCGACAGGGAGGCGTTCGAGCGGCAGCAGGGCTGGATCATCAAGACCATGAAGCACGAGCCGTCGCCGGAGCAGGACGAGTACGCGCCGGTCATCTACTCGCAGGAGACCATCTCCTACATCGAGGGCCTCGACATGATGTCCGGCGAG GAGGACCGGGAGAACATCTTGAGGTCCAGGGAGACCGGGAAGGCCGTCCTCACCAGACCATTCAGGCTCATGTCCAACCACCTCGGTGTCGTCTTGACGTTTCCTGTCTACCTCGTGGATCTTCCTCCCGATGCCAAGGAGGAGGACCGCGTTGCTGCCACAGCAGG ATACCTTGGAGGCGCTTTCGATGTGGAGTCACTAGTGGAAAATCTGTTGAGGCAGCTAGCTGGCAATCAGGAGTTGGTGGTAAACGTTTATGATGTCACAAACCATTCAGACCCTCTTGTCATGTATGGGTCTGAAGTTCCTCTTGGTGCCCCCTCGCCCTCGCACATATGCGTGCTGGATTTCGGTGATCCGTTCAGAAAGCACCACATGATATGCAG ATACAGAAACAAGCCTTATGTTCCATGGAACGCTATTACTACTCCATCTGGTCTCTTTGTTATATTTATGCTTATTGGCTACATAATATATGCTGCATGGGCTCGTTATGATAGTGTTAAAGAAGATTTCCGGAAAATGGAAGCGCTGAAAAAACGTGCGGAAGCCGCTGATGTTGCTAAATCTCAG TTCCTTGCAACTGTTTCTCATGAAATCAGGACACCCATGAACGGAGTGCTAG ggatgcttgatatgctATTAGACACAGAGCTAAAGACAACCCAGAGGGATTTTGCGCAAACTGCTCAAGTCTGTGGAAAGGCATTAATATCCCTAATTAACGAAGTGCTTGACAGGGCCAAAATTGAAGCTAACAAATTAGAGCTCGAGTCTGTACCTTTTCACCTTCGGTCCATCCTTGATGATGTTGTCTCACTATTTTCTTCGAAGTCAAGAGAGAAGAAGATTGAG CTGGCTGTATATGTCTCTGAAAGAGTTCCTGAAATCCTCTTGGGTGATCCTGGAAGGTTTCGACAGATAATTACAAACTTAGTGGGGAACTCAATTAAG TTCACAGAACGGGGACACATTTTTGTGCAAGTTCACCTAGCGGACCACTCAAATCTTGCAACCGAAGCAAAGGTTGAACCAGTTGTGAATGGTACCAATGGACATAATGATGAGACAACTGCTATATCCTCAAGTGTATCTCACAACACGCTAAGTGGTTTTGAGGCTGCTGACAGCAGAAATAGCTGGGAAAACTTCAAGTTTTTGCTTTCTCATGAGACAAATCAGATGCCATATGGAACTGATTCTGAGAACGTGACTCTTGTAGTAAGTGTGGAAGATACAGGGATAGGTATACCGCTTCATGCCCAGTGCCGGGTCTTCGCACCTTTCATGCAAGCTGATAGTTCAACATCTAGAAACTATGGCGGGACTGGCATTGGATTAAGTATTAGCCAATGTCTTGTTGAACTAATGCGTGGTCAGATAAACTTTGTCAGTCGACCCCAGGTTGGGAGCACATTCACATTCACCGCTGTTCTCAAACGGTGTGAGAAAAATGCTGTTAGTGTCAGTAAGTCTGCTTTGTTGCACCCTCTGCCATCCAGTTTTAAAGGTCTATCTTCACTGTTGGTTGATAAAAGACCAGTAAGAGCAACAGTAACTAAGTATCATTTGCAAAGGTTGGGAATTGCCTGTAAATCTGTAGCTACCGTTGAACTAGCACTTGGTGTGTTGTCGGGGAGATATGGCACTTTGCTAAACAG CATGCATAGGAAACAGCCCTCCTTGTTATTAATTGAGAGTGACTCATGGGGCTTAAAGATGGACATCCCCTTACATACTAGATTTCTGGAAATGAAACAGAATGGATGTGAATCTGTATTCCCGCAAGTTATCCTCCTTGCCTCGGAAGAATCAGACAAAATGAAAGCAAAATATGCAGTTGATTATGTCATCACAAAGCCTTTGAAAGCAAGCTCACTTGCAGCTTGTATATTCCAAGCACTTGGTATCAATATCACTCAGGCAAACAAAGAAAAACATCATGGCTCAGATTCTCTTTACGGGTTGCTTCTTGAAAAGAACATATTGGTGGTTGatgacaacaaggtaaaccttagaGTGGCTGCTGGTACACTCAAGAAATATGGGGCAAAGGTGAAATGCGTGGAGAGTGGCAAGGATGCTCTTGAGCTTCTGCAAGTCCCGCATGAGTTTGATCTTTGTCTAATGGATATTCAGATGCCAGAGATGGATGG GTTTGAGGCAACCCGGCACATACGGGCAATTGAAGCAAAGGCACACGAGCAGGCAGACGATGCCGATAGTTCAGAAGCAGACAGTATGGCAAGGAAGGCCAGATGGCATCTGCCGGTCTTAGCAATGACCGCCGATGTTATCCAGGCCACTCACGAGGAATGCACTAAGCATGGAATGGATGGCTATGTCTCGAAACCCTTTGAGGAGAAGCAGCTCTTCCAGGCCATGAAGAAATTCTTGGGACCTAGCACATCTAGCTGA
- the LOC124700345 gene encoding UDP-glucose 6-dehydrogenase 4-like produces MVKICCIGAGYVGGPTMAVIAIKCPAIEVVVVDISKPRIDAWNSDTLPIYEPGLDEVVKACRGKNLFFSTDVEKHVAEADIIFVSVNTPTKTRGLGAGKAADLTYWESAARMIADVSKSDKIVVEKSTVPVKTAEAIEKILTHNSKGINYQILSNPEFLAEGTAIDDLFKPDRVLIGGRETPGGQKAIQALKAVYAHWVPEENIITTNLWSAELSKLAANAFLAQRISSVNAMSALCEATGADVSEVSYAIGKDSRIGPKFLNASVGFGGSCFQKDILNLVYICECNGLPEVANYWKQVIKINDYQKSRFVNRVVSSMFNTVSGKKVAVLGFAFKKDTGDTREAPAIDVCNGLLGDKAQVSIYDPQVTGEQIQRDLAMNKFDWDHPMHLQPTSPAALKQVSVVWDAYEATKDAHAVCILTEWEEFKKLDYQKIFDNMQKPAFVFDGRNVVDAARLREIGFIVYSIGKPLDAWLKDMPAVA; encoded by the coding sequence ATGGTGAAGATCTGCTGCATTGGAGCTGGCTATGTCGGTGGCCCAACCATGGCTGTCATTGCCATCAAGTGCCCAGCAATTGAGGTGGTTGTTGTTGACATCTCCAAGCCTCGCATTGATGCTTGGAACAGTGACACACTCCCGATCTATGAGCCTGGCCTCGACGAGGTTGTCAAGGCGTGCAGgggcaagaacctcttcttcagCACCGACGTCGAGAAGCACGTTGCCGAGGCTGACATCATCTTCGTCTCGGTGAACACCCCCACCAAGACCCGTGGTCTTGGAGCTGGCAAGGCTGCTGACCTCACCTACTGGGAAAGTGCTGCCCGTATGATCGCTGATGTCTCCAAGTCTGACAAGATCGTCGTTGAGAAATCCACTGTCCCTGTCAAGACCGCAGAGGCCATTGAGAAGATCTTGACCCACAACAGCAAGGGCATCAACTACCAGATCCTCTCCAACCCGGAGTTCCTTGCAGAGGGCACGGCGATCGATGACCTGTTCAAGCCTGACAGAGTGCTTATTGGTGGCCGGGAGACCCCTGGGGGCCAGAAGGCCATTCAGGCACTCAAGGCAGTGTACGCCCACTGGGTTCCTGAGGAGAACATCATCACCACCAACCTGTGGTCTGCTGAGCTCTCCAAGCTCGCCGCCAACGCCTTCTTGGCCCAGAGGATCTCCTCCGTGAACGCCATGTCGGCGCTCTGCGAGGCCACCGGCGCCGATGTGTCAGAGGTGTCCTACGCCATCGGCAAGGACTCCAGGATCGGCCCCAAGTTCCTGAACGCCAGCGTTGGGTTTGGTGGGTCCTGTTTCCAGAAGGACATCTTGAACCTGGTGTACATCTGCGAGTGCAACGGCCTCCCCGAGGTGGCCAACTACTGGAAGCAGGTCATCAAGATCAATGACTACCAGAAGAGCCGGTTCGTCAACCGTGTCGTGTCCTCCATGTTCAACACCGTCTCTGGCAAGAAGGTGGCCGTTCTCGGTTtcgccttcaagaaggacacTGGCGACACCAGGGAGGCCCCAGCCATCGATGTGTGCAATGGCCTGTTGGGCGACAAGGCCCAGGTCAGCATCTATGACCCCCAGGTCACCGGAGAGCAGATCCAGCGGGACCTGGCCATGAACAAGTTCGACTGGGACCACCCGATGCACCTGCAGCCGACCAGCCCCGCGGCGCTCAAGCAGGTGAGCGTGGTCTGGGATGCCTATGAAGCCACCAAGGATGCCCATGCCGTCTGCATCCTCACCGAGTGGGAAGAGTTCAAGAAGCTGGACTACCAGAAGATCTTCGACAACATGCAGAAGCCGGCCTTTGTCTTCGATGGGCGCAACGTCGTCGATGCTGCAAGGCTCAGAGAGATTGGCTTCATCGTCTACTCCATCGGCAAGCCACTCGACGCGTGGCTCAAGGACATGCCCGCCGTCGCTTAG
- the LOC124704101 gene encoding UV-B-induced protein At3g17800, chloroplastic-like has translation MESPIGQFLSQILVTHPHLLPAAAEQQLEQLQTVHDAAGKESGGDKPAPPPGGDIVLYRRIAEVKEKERRRTTEEILYALVVQKFVEAGVSLVPALSHTIDTSGRVDQWGEHVEGKLERLHSQEAYEMIENHLNLILGQRQADATVAAISKLRVGQVYAASVMYGYFLKRVDQRFQLEKSMKSLPWGSEDDALNQVMTTDSRPSAQTYTSHPEVEESWTSSDELSAQGLGQSVKPCRLKSYVMSFDPDTLQTYATIRSKVAFGIIEKHTEALFGKPEIVITPEGTVDSSKDEHVRISFSGLRRLILEAVTFGSFLWDVESYVDSRYHFVTN, from the exons ATGGAGTCCCCGATAGGGCAGTTCCTCTCGCAGATTCTCGTCACGCACCCGCACctgctccccgccgccgccgagcagcaGCTCGAGCAGCTCCAGACCGTCCACGACGCTGCCGGGAAGGAGAGCGGCGGCGACAAGCCGGCACCGCCGCCAGGTGGCGACATCGTCCTGTACAG GCGAATTGCTGAGGTTAAAGAGAAGGAACGGAGAAGGACGACAGAGGAGATACTGTACGCGTTGGTTGTTCagaagtttgttgaagctggcgtcTCTTTGGTGCCAGCTCTCTCTCACACCATTGATACTTCTGGTAGAGTTGATCAGTGGGGGGAGCATGTGGAAGGGAAGCTTGAGCGCTTGCACTCACAGGAGGCATATGAAATGATCGAGAACCACTTGAATCTCATATTGGGGCAGCGGCAGGCTGATGCCACCGTCGCAGCCATAAGTAAGCTCAGGGTTGGCCAAGTCTACGCCGCATCAGTGATGTATGGGTATTTCCTCAAGAGGGTCGATCAGAGGTTTCAGCTCGAGAAGTCCATGAAGAGCCTCCCTTGGGGATCAGAAGACGATGCGCTCAATCAAGTTATGACGACCGACTCACGGCCCTCGGCCCAGACTTACACTTCTCACCCAGAGGTGGAAGAGTCTTGGACCTCCTCTGACGAGCTCAGCGCGCAAGGGCTTGGCCAGTCTGTCAAGCCTTGCCGTCTTAAGTCGTATGTCATGTCATTTGACCCAGACACATTGCAAACTTACGCGACAATCCGGTCAAAGGTGGCATTTGGCATCATCGAGAAGCACACGGAGGCACTATTTGGGAAGCCGGAGATTGTGATTACTCCAGAAGGAACAGTCGATTCTTCCAAGGATGAGCATGTCAGGATAAGCTTCTCAGGATTGAGAAGGCTGATCTTAGAGGCTGTTACTTTCGGATCCTTCCTTTGGGATGTCGAGAGCTACGTGGATTCGAGGTACCATTTTGTCACCAACTAA